DNA from Solanum stenotomum isolate F172 chromosome 3, ASM1918654v1, whole genome shotgun sequence:
tttgacttaaaagtcatttaaatttgactttttgatttttattaaaatcTACTTTTTAGGTCAATCCAAACTGGCTCTAAGAATGTCCGGTTTCAGGTGCGAGGTGAGTGTTGCTGAGATGATCCCATATCGATATGGACCGGGACAAGAACCCTGAATAATTATAAGACGTGGTCAATACTCTTCCTTTTAAGGTAGTAGCTTTTAAGATATAAATTAGTCTCAAAACCTAATTGAAATTTGTGTATGGtacaataattgatataaaCCAGTTCACCCTGGATTCCACCCTTTCCAAAAAGAGAACTGGAAATATAATAGCATATACTTCAATCACTTAATAGttatatgattaattaatacatatatttactACATTAAATTACTTGATCATAATAAGTTGAGTTACATTGATTTAACGTAAACAATCGAGGCTGGATAATTATTACACAAAAAACACAACATGCAAGTCGATGTCAAGAGTAAAATCTATACTTTGTATATTAGGAATATTCGTACAATATTATATAGAATTCCAGTGTTTGTACTTCAAGTTGAGTCATAATGATAATTAATAGGCAGTATCAACCACTAATATCCATGCTTTTTTATAATTGGATGGACggagaaaaataattgaatgcCAACTGCCAAATCCAAAAAAGTGTATTCTACTTCAGTCAACTAATTGGctctttaattagtttttatttggGGTTAGGCTTTGGAACACCAATCAACTTCTCCAAATGATCAACCACAGTGCAGTGACATatctcaataaaataaaataaaagtatttttattagtcaaaaaataaagtttaatgcTTATTGCTCAAAAATATTGGTTGTAAAATTGGCCTCATCAATTACTAGCTAATCATGATTAGGAAGTACCTTTTTCGGAggataatattattaattcatcTTTTCTACTTATTActttctctttaaaaaaaattcaaacatattCTCAACTAATCCAAACTTATATTGTATAAGGTTTATTAagataaaaaatacattaaaaagatatgttatgtgtttatttattaaaaagatGGTCTAACAATTCTTAACAAGAGCCGTTAGCATATTTATATATAGCGCATGAATTTGATGCTCTATAACTAGAAgtgttcacattttttttatttagaaaaaaaggcATAATTTTGGTTCCAATAGGTCATACCTTTTCGACTAATCAGCAAAATACATTTGGAAAACGTTTATTTGTCTATAGAAGCTACGTGTTAGCTTATAATTAGATTATTAGTGTcatgttttatttattcatcACGTtgttttcaactcaacttttgGAATAAATTAGCTCAATAAAACCAAATCATctggcatttttttttttttgctatctCTCCGACTTTCTTGTATAACTAGCCAAATCTTCTAATTATTAAAGAACTAAAAGTCTCACATTTAATTACttcctaaattaaaaaaaaaacaatacttCATCAACTATCGGGAATCAAATGCCGCACAATTTGTATTGTTGTTTGAAAACAATGACAAGAAACATACCAAATTGATCTTTGTACAGACTTTCTACTACTAAAAACAATGTGAATAAATACGTGAATTGGtaataaccatccaaacaagtgcctaaattttaattgaaagtTAGCTTATGAAATGAGAATAGTGTCCAAAATCATATAAGATACATCATTAAACGTTGGGACTCTAATTAATACCTCACCATGCATAGAATTGAACATCTAAACAAGGGGTGAATATAGAGTTCAACTTATAATCCAAAATAGTGTTAGTTTAAATCATGTATGTGTGTTAAATAGTAGACTAGCAAGTACAAATATTTGATGATTTCAAACctaataaatcaaatatgtGGTGGAAATGGAATTTAGAATTCGAGTACTTGATATTCTATAATGTTCAAATTTTAGACCTGTCTCTTTGGAGAAAGGCTAACTAGCATAGAGACTCAATCTCAAGTGGTAAAGATTACTCAAGACCAACATGATCATACAAATGGAAACACAACTCATATCCTCAACAAATATGAAACTTTAACGGGAGTGATCAACTATTTGGAGTAATTGCTCCTATTAATGCACAATACTTTGAaatgtgaagaagaaaaaatccaATAGTGGTTAGGTTTTCATCAGGTGTTTGGTACCTCATATAAGGGaccaattaaatttgaattgcacCGGAAAGTCTCACATTTGAGACAACACTCTCTAATAAAAGCAACTACATACACAAAGTTGAAATCTGAGACCTATGATTAAGAACCCTCATTGGCTAACACCTTTCGATTCTGCCTAtcatgaatataatatttttagttgcCTTTAGGGCTTAGGCCTCAACCCCTCCACTTCTTTTGCTTTATACTAGAAGGTACATTGGTATTTCTAAACGGAAGACTTGTAATTCAAGTCCTTTAAGTCAAAAATTTCTGTAATGAAAGGTGGGGAGGGAAAAAGAAGGAATTAAAGAACtcgtgtatttattttttttttaaaaaaaaataaaaattgggttTCATCCCGatttgaaaattacattgtgtagctaaataattttttattatttatataaataatatataatgacACTCCTTGACTtcttcatgaattttattctttatttattaacattgatgaaaattttgattttgtcaTTGCTCGCGATAGATTGATCTGGATGGTTGTCGTGGGAGGCACTATTCATGACATCAATGCCACCACCCACATGAattaatttcatcttagtgttgaCATGAAATAATCCCCCTAATGCAAGTGGTCCTATTCTTGTCTTTTCTATAGTTGACCTTCCTttcatttttcctaaaattttaAACCATTTAGTGGAGCTCCCTCTAtgaccaaaaatataaaataaagggCTTTCTCACTTCAAACATCAGAACATAAAAAGTACAACTATTAATCACTGGATTTATTTGCCTAAGCTACGAATTCTTAATCACTAAAGAATAAAGATTTGAGTATGAATTAGTCACTATTACACAGCCTGGAGTTTTCTTCAAATCTTTCTCTACACAGCTGTACTGCTGTTAAAGATAACATAAAATACTACTCTATGTTTTACTATGACAATCAGGTCATAATCAATTTTGTGTTCATCTATGGAGTTACTTTGTACTCACAAAAGTTCTAGCATCTCCATCCCACCATGACAGACAGAAAATTAACAAACGAGAAATCTAGTAAGCAGCATCAacgcagtggcggagccaccttatcattaggggttcatccgaacccctttttgcagaaaattatattatatttacatggttaaaataactttttaggtatatatagtagatgtcaaACTCCCTCGACTACTTCGTGTATctatttcttcagattttgaatcCCCTTATCAAAAATTCTGACTCCGCCACTGGCATCAAGCAGAAAATGATAATGAATAAATcgatgaaaataaattaatagacCGCCTTTTACATTTCACAAAAACAGTTGTCTGACAAAAGCGGAGGAAAATGATTTTGCCTTCCGAGTAGTCCTTCCGAAGAAAATTGAGTAACTGATTATGGATTAATTAgtttacaaaatacaaaatatctaagAATGCAGAGGCTTCAACCAAATCTTTTAACATACAAAACTAATTGAACAAGCTCAACTTTCTTCCGTTCACCACTGCTACTCTCTTCGGATTCAGCAATTTCTCCTGCCCGATTTCTTCTGATTGAACCATTGTATAATAGTAGTTCTTAACAATTCGACAATCTTTGGTTCAACCAGTCGATTATTTCCTGCATGATTTCTTCTCTTTCAAGTTCAAAAAGAAGGTCATGCAACAACCCTTTATACAGCTTGATACTTTTATCAGTTGAAGAAGCCTCTTCGTAGAGCTTCTTAGAGCCTTCAGGATCGGTGACTGCATCATCGGAGCCATGAAGAACTAGGAATGGTACTGTCAACTTGCACAGATTCTGTTGCAAGTAGGCAGTTATCCGAAGGATCTCGTAACCTGTTCGTACCCTAATGGATCCAGTGAATACTAGTGGATCTGAATACTTGGCCAGTAATGCTGCTGGATCCCTACACACTGCGGCACCCCTTTTGTTTGCTGCACTGAACTGGTATCTTGGGagtaaaaatgagaaaattggagCAAGTAcctaataattaagaaaaaggaATGTTGAGGCCCAACAGaagatatttttattcataGAGAAGAACAAAAGCAGGAAGTTGATTTGAAACAAATGCTTACTGTGAAAATCGGATGAGCTGGTTTAACTCCAACGGCAGGTGAAGTCAATACAACACCATCAATCCTAGATTCTACCTTTGGATCAAGTGCTGCCTACAAGTATCAATGAAGGATAGTGTCAACAACAGtcaaaattaacaatttaataGCCAATACAACAGAAAACTCATTTACCTTAAGGATTATAGCTGCACCAGTCGAATGTCCAAAGCAAAAGCACGGAAGCCCAGGATTTTCAGCTAAAATCTTTGACAGAAATTGTTTCTGCACAAAGTGAACGAAAAGTTgtaaataacaatataacaTGCATTAACTTAAATGTTTCATTCTGCCTGTTGTACTCGATGCATGATTCATGAAAACTAGAATAATCATACCATGTCATTGACAGCATCATCAAGGGAAGGGACATATGCATGCAGTCCATCACTTCCACCATGTCCTGCATGAAGACGAAACTTGAAATTCAGAAAAAGACATTCCCAAATGATTCAGACACACTATTAATTGGTAAAGAACTATTTACGCGTTACAAAATGCATTTAGGTGAAAATGTTTATACACAGTTAATAAATAGCAGAACTAGCCAAAGGTTACAATGAGAGAGAGGAAGTGGTGCCTCAGACAAAATTTCAGACGGATAGATAAGAGTAAGATAGACCCAAGGTGTTCTTCACAGTCATGCATTTAACAAATTCAGTTTCCTTTAATCTTTGATAATCGAGGCAAGTCAATCCCCTAAAACAAAATTGTTGTGCAACCAAGGAAGTGAAGTGCAATCTCGTAGCAGCAACAAAACATAAACTCGcatcaaatattactttttagGACTTGGCCCTTATGAAAGCGTGATAAaatattagaattatttttccaataaAATGCATTAAAATGGAGTTGTAAGCACCTTTTCCTCCCTCTATTATCCCTTCATGCACAGAGGCAGAATCAGAGATTCAATTTAATAGCTTACTTATGCAAAGGAGCTTCACATGTAAACATTTTTGCACCAAAGGCTGCTGATTGGAGGAATTTCAACTCCTGCAACATGCGACATAGATGCATAGTTGAAGACTGACTTTTCAACCATAATAACAGCAACTAACAATCAATTTGTCACCCTTCTCTAAAAATTCATCAACAGATGAATATCAGAATTGCAAAGcttaagaaaaggaagaaatgaCATTCAGGTTTAGAACTGATAGATGACCACCTAAAAATTATACTAGGTTTATTGGGTTAATAcctcagatggtcactcaactatccagTCTTTCCTCAAAAAGTCACTCACATGGTgactttttagtgaaaattaaaagttgagtgactttctgaggcAAAAGTGGATAGGTGAGTGACCATTTGAGGTATTAACCCTAGGTTTATTTCACCAAGAAGATATTGGAAAAACTGTGCTTCACGGAGTGCAACATTTTATGATTTACTCTCACACATACCCAGATATCCATATTTTTTCTCATCTATGTTAGGTGAAGAACCAACAAGTTGGTGGTAAATGCATAAGTATCAGTGTGCAGTCCAACGAGTTTATAGCCTGCCAACTGATGGATGACTGCTAAAGATAATTCTTGGATAACCTGCTGGCACTGAtgcttttttattgtttttattttgtatgacGTTGGTATCAGGGCAAACTTGTGtacacctcaactaattccaccGAGTATCTGCTACCTCCCATCAACATAGTTACTGGGTAATTCAGCCAACTAAGACTTGGACAGATTGGAAGAAGTGATGGTGTTATTATTAGATGTAAAGCCTCATTGGATTCCTTTCACCTCTCCACCACCCTAGCCCCGGGGGAATGGAACATTTTCATTCTGGCTATATTTTCCCCTTTAAAACCACGATCAAAGAAGCTACAGCTAGAAGCTTAATGGAGAAAGTAAAGACATATTTTAAGCCACTTGCACTTTGTTTATCACTATATAGCAAGGTCATAGCCTAGTGAAAGATATGAAAGTATAGGCATGTCTTGATATTTTTCCATTAAAAAGAGCTGATCATTGTAGAGCCAGCAAGTGGAGAAGATTAATGTAATTTTCACAGAATTCAATTATTACAGGAACAGTGTGactaaaataatcaatatacaCTGCAAAACTAACAGAAATCCAGAAATTATTCAGCATAAATTCTAGCAATTGAAGGTTGGCACTTGGCAGAGTGGCACGTAATTAAAGAGGACAAAATCTAAAGGGGTTGAACAGCCATAAAGACTAGGATTCGATAAATTAACATGAAAACTAAACAAGATAAACAAAAAGCATAGCCATATCTCTGGCAGGGATAGAAACTAGAATAAGCACAAAACCACTGTTCCGAATATAGAAGAAAGAGTGAGGAAGTTAAAGATAAGCCTCGAGTTTCTTGATGAACAGTACATACTGCCAGTTCAATCAACATACATAATGAGAAGAAACAGATAGAAGAAAAAGGCCCTGATTTGAGATAGAGGATGTTAATCAACTATGAGAATGATTTTCTCATATTCAATtaacaagtaaaataaataaacagaaCTTAGATGCCAGAATCTACAAATAACAGTGGATATATAAAGCAAGTGGTTTATAATAATTCGTTTTGTAAATCCAAAACTTACCAATCCAATCCATTCCATAAACTTTATAGCCATTTGCATTTAGCTTCTTGGCAAAATCATTATATCGGCCACTGTTGCAATGTGAAGAATGCAGAGTCTTTAAAGATAATGAACATTTGAACCGAACTACAATAAATCATAAGAATCTTGCAAGACAAATGTAAACCTGTGTTCATTGAGGCCGTGCAACAAGAAAACCAACCCCCTGCACCAAGACAATTAacatcatcaaaaaaaaaattaaacagaaAACTAGTATGGAGCAAAACATGCAATGTAGATAATTACAATGCTTTTGCATGGTCTTCTATTTACTTGGAAAACgaaaacaaaactttgaagaacttatTACTAGAGAAGGCAATTGGAGTGGGTCATTGAAGGTAACTTTGCAACATTTTCTTAGAGGACCATTGAGTTCTTTAATCCAAATATATAAGGATAAGGAGTATTCATATACCACCTCACTCATATTCAGACTGAAGCATGAGGATTTTCGGTATGTTAAATATGTACGTCTTTACAGTTTACACAGGTACTCCCTCCATTCAcatttatttgtccactttggACTTTGAACTCctcttaagaaaaatatatgagtatttaggtcttgaaaaataagtaattaatgttgaGGATAAAATATGAGGGAAAATGTGTTTTTTCTCTCGATATGCTTatagtgacaagtaaaagtgaacatttgttttcaataagtggacaagtaaaaatgaacataGGGAATACTACATAAAAAGACCAATGACTACACATGCACTCCATTTCTCAATAACACCCTTAATTACTCCTTCAGTCTTAATTTGAGatactttttccatttttagttCGCCTAAAAAAGAAtagacacatttctatattttataataatttagcTTTAAGCATTTTATTTTACCCTCACACAAATAACTACGACTTgttttaaatcacaaatttcaaaaatcaatgtgactatgtttcatttttaaactTCATGTTCAACCAAACATCGTGATATAAATTAAGTCACTGATACTAAGGGAGTTCCCTTTAATCAGACTAGGATTTTATATCCATGTTTCTGTCCTATagtgaaaaaataaacataaattctAGTCACAGGATGTCTCTTTCGATCATTTCTTAATGTAAAATGTGAGCCAAATTAAACTTTGTGAGATAATTTGAAAAGagttgccacgttttggcatctcatgcaaaaaaaaaaaacagtggTGGCTCCCATTAAGCCCATGGCTACCACACAGAGAATAATCAGAAAATACCATCACTAGTGACTTGGGTGGTGGGATTCTCGGGAATCGGTCCACTGTAAGGACCACCATCTATCAAAATCTGCTAGTGGCTGCAATATTCCCCTTTCAACTACTTATAACACTCATTAATATCTCAATCAtcctaaatttgaaaaaatgtgtGTCTATTAAGATAAGATctgtttgaaaaaaatacacataaatgAAATTCAAATGGAAAATAGTCACATTCAATTTACTACTTCCAAAAATTTTAAGGATCTGATAAAAACAAGAACTTTTTCAGCACAAAGACAAAAATGTTTGAGTAAATATTCTAAGGTAATTAAAAGTAGACTGTTAAATTTTGAAGCATCAGAATATTGTAGTCATCGCCACAAACAGAATTATGAGTAGTAACATCAACAAAATGTCCCATTCCCATTATTAATTAGTACATGTAACTGAGCTGTCACACTCACAGCACGGTTAAAACAAGGAGAATAAAGCTGTGTGGATGGCTCTAAGCTCTGCTGGATGGTGGAAATTTAAAGATATCAAAATTCCTTTCTAATTAAATCTTAAATCAcacattttttacaaaatatctGCATTTCCTAAGCAGTTGGAGAAATCGCCATGCAACTTAGTTGTCAAGAGCTATTCAGTCCACTAATTTGTAATCTTATCCAACAGTACTAATATGAACTGTGATAGAGTGGTTAAATTCGTAATGGTGTGTTTGCTtggaggaaaatgttttttatttgaaaaacaagtgaatttcttacttttttttttttttagtgtttgataagtaaataaaaaataatatcccAAAGTATTTATATCTAATCTAGCAAAAGTTTTTTGGGGTGGGGAGTGGGGCTTCGAGATTGGAGAGGGTGGAATAGTCGAGAAACGGGTTTGGGAACGTTAGGTTGGAACATTAGGCGGATAGGGAGGAAACAATGAATTTGGAAGATGCTTATGGAACTTGTTTTCCGCTACTCCAATAAgagaaatcattttcctcatttttaacgaccttatttttttagataaaatatttgaatcaactaaatatgagaaaattaaaaaatattttctagaaaaaaaaattatcccaaCAAGAAATTTTAAACTCAAACTCTATTGAATAGAGAATCGTTTTTATTAAGAAGCGTTCGGAGGAtgcaaaaatagaaaagagtcTTATCCAACAGCAACGTGGAAAGCAAGAAGCTcacaacaaagaaaataacgAGGGCAGAAATGGAAACACAAAAAACAAGAGAAATGTATTCAAACGTCCTAGTACCTTCCAGAAACGTCAACCGACAATTAGgttatcaaacaaaataaaaacttgGAGAATAATAAAAGATCATAACGTGTAATCAATCCCAAAAAGTATACTACAGGTTTTGCTTATGACTATTTAATTTTGCGTAATCTTTCAgcaaaaatttaataataaaatacattCCAATTTTAGCAATATTTTAGAAGTTATAGCCAAAATAATTTACTCCTTTCTGGCCGACCCATTTCGTTTTCCGTCAAATAAATCAAGTTTGACCAACATAAATGTAAgtgataatttaaaatatttaaaaacacaTGCAAAATTTACATCATATCtaaatttgtttgaatttcaaaattttaa
Protein-coding regions in this window:
- the LOC125858090 gene encoding uncharacterized protein LOC125858090, with product MVCLTSQKLCKPKRFESHFVPYFNAKPKLNLRFRNSEDFPEYLSELKLKLLAFGTRRRRRGITAAMAVELVKSNEATIILTSGASGRISALFSLQVLRSLFLLINAFVLLLLFPFRGRRRMASPASSGSQEKGGIGKEEKAVERKGPVVRVPSKMVPRKSAVEQEVAARRSLAIRRVLQEDDKETLREFSLFVTSRGETMFTQSWTPVSFKVRGLVFLLHGLNEHSGRYNDFAKKLNANGYKVYGMDWIGHGGSDGLHAYVPSLDDAVNDMKQFLSKILAENPGLPCFCFGHSTGAAIILKAALDPKVESRIDGVVLTSPAVGVKPAHPIFTVLAPIFSFLLPRYQFSAANKRGAAVCRDPAALLAKYSDPLVFTGSIRVRTGYEILRITAYLQQNLCKLTVPFLVLHGSDDAVTDPEGSKKLYEEASSTDKSIKLYKGLLHDLLFELEREEIMQEIIDWLNQRLSNC